CTTTTTTTCCTACACAATATTCCCGAGGCGAATTTTGTTAACCCCGCTGTTCAAATTCGTTGCCAGCAGTATGTAGGACTTCCATTACTTACTACTTTACATTTTAATGTTAATTCAACGGGATTTTCATATAAATCATTCTCTCCCGGTGCTTCTGAGGTTGATATAGATAAAATTGTGGAAAAGATGCACTTTTGGGATTATCTATCGATGGAGTTTCATTATACACCCTTTGCCTTCGGATTCATGTACGATAACAAGAACTATTTTAATTTTGCATGGACTGAAAAGATTGAAGCAAAAGCATTTGTCTCAAAAAAGCTACTAATGCTACTTAAAGATGGTAACACTGAATATGTTGGCGAGAAATATTCTACTCGAAATCCTGGTCTAAACGCTATTTATTACCGAGAATTTTCATTTGGCTACTCAACTACTTATGGTCGATATTCAATAATTGGCGGTCATGCAAAAGTTTTGTTCGGTTTAGCTGGCGTTTTCACAAAACGCAAACCAATTAACTTATCTTCAAATATTTTAACCTATAATATTGATGCTAGCTGGAATCCTAAAATAAATACTTCAATACCTTTAAACATTACCTACGACTCCCAAGGGTATGTGAGTGGTGCTAGTCTTGGTTCTATTTCGCCTGTTGGTTTTTTGCTAAATTTTAAGAATCAAGGACTTGCTACCGATTTTGGTTTTATTTACAAAGAGGACAAGATAACATGGAGTGGGAGTGTCCTTGACCTTGGTTTGATATGGTGGCACGATCAAACTAATAAATTTGAGGATAAGGGACAATTCAATTTTAGAGGAGCGACCATTACTGATGGTATGACCTCGCAAGATTATGCCGCTAGCCTTCGCGATTCAATTCAAAATCAGTTTAGGTTCAAGAATACCAAAAAAGGGTTTATCACTTTCCTAAATCCACGAATTTACTTTGGTGGAACTTATCCAATACTAAAACAGGTTAAGGTTGGTGCTCTTATCCGTACTGAACTTTACCCCGGACGACCAATTGTTGGGTTAACCATATCGGCAACTGCTTTTAGCTTAAAAGGAACTACAATTAGTGCCAACTACTCAATAATGAATGGCTCTTTCAATAACCTTGGATTAGGTTTTGGTTTTGGAGGTGATAAGTCTCAATTTTTCCTATTAAGCGATAACATAATGGTATTTTTCTTCTCTCAATCGGCTAGGAATGCTAACCTAAGGTTTGGTTTTAATTTCTTTTTTGGTTGTAATGAGAAGAAAAAGGAGTATAAATTTCCTAAAGGTTCAGATTGTGGATGCAATTGGACTCCAAAATCTCCAAAGAATACAGAAAAAATGAAGGGTTTGAAGTAGAAGAGGACTAGGATTTTTGTAACTACTCAAATATATATTTTAACAAATATTTTTTTTGAAGATAAAGATAGCAATTTACTGTTGTCATTAGAACTTAATTTAGTTGAGCCTTGCTAGTTTCACGCAAAGGCGCAAAGTGCGGCAAGAAGAAAAAAACTATTAGTTTTTTCGCTTTGCGTACCAACTTTAGATTCAATTAGACACAATCTAATCGTAACATTACAGTCGATTGTAGTTGTGTTCCTTTTTATCTTCTTTGCGGCTTGGCGACTTTGCGTGAGATATTTTTATTACTGAATAGCTCAGATTTTTCCATTAAAATCAAATTTAACCTTCCTATCCAACTAATTTCGATCTACTTTTTCTAAGAATTGTAAAGTCATTGTTCGAAAATATATATCTTAGTTGTGATAATCTAAGCCCAAAATCGAACAATCTCTAAAAAATCAATCATGCTTGTTAAAACTTACGGTAGCGCGGTACATGGGATAAAAGCAACAACAATAACTATTGAGGTAAGTGTTGGTCAGGGTATTAATTTTTTTCTTGTGGGATTGCCCGATAGTGCTGTGAAGGAGAGCCAACAAAGGATTACAACTGCTTTGGAGACCCATCATCTCAAAATGCCCAAACGGAGAATTGTAATAAACATGGCACCTGCCGATATCCGAAAGGAGGGTTCTGCTTACGATTTACCCTTAGCAGTTGGGATCATGGCTGCATCGGAGCAGATAAAAAGCGATAAATTGGTTGATTTTATAATTATGGGAGAGCTATCGCTCGATGGTACTCTTCAACCCATTAAAGGAGTTCTTCCCATTGCAATTCAGGCTAGAGAAGAAGGATTTAAAGGATTTATTCTACCAAAGCAAAATGCACGCGAAGCGGCAGTGGTTAATAACCTTGAAGTTTATGGGGTTGATTCAATAAAGGATGTAATTGATTTTTTTAATGGAGATAAGGAATTAGAGCAAACCACTATTAATACCCGCGAAGAGTTTAATGTCAATGCCAATGCTTACGATGTTGATTTTAACGATGTAAAAGGGCAGGAGAATGTTAAGCGTGCCTTGGAAGTATCGGCTGCTGGCGGTCATAACATCATTATGATTGGCCCTCCTGGTGCCGGTAAAACAATGCTTGCCAAACGATTGCCAACCATTATTCCTCCTTTAACCCTTCGTGAAGCGTTAGAGACAACAAAGATTCACTCAGTTGCTGGCAAAATAGATAAGAATACATCCCTTATGACCCGCCGACCTTTCAGGTCACCTCACCATACAATATCCGATGTAGCCTTGGTAGGAGGGGGGCAATGGCCCCAACCCGGCGAAATATCATTATCGCATAATGGAGTTCTTTTCCTCGATGAATTGCCCGAATTTAAACGAACTGTACTTGAGGTAATGCGTCAACCATTAGAGGATAGAGTTATTACCATTTCACGTGCCAAATCAACGGTTGAGTATCCTGCTAGTTTTATGCTTGTTTCATCTATGAACCCTTGTCCTTGTGGATATTACAATCATCCTGAGAAGGAGTGCGTATGCTCACCGGGTGTAGTTCAAAAGTATTTGAATAAAATATCTGGACCACTGCTCGATAGGATTGATATTCATGTTGAGGTAGTTCCAGTTCCATTCGAGAAATTATCGGGTGCTCCACCAGCAGAATCGAGTGAGATAGTTCGGGCAAGAGTTGTAAAAGCCCGTCAGGTGCAGGAGGAAAGATTTATAGAATGGAAAGGTGTTCATTGCAACGCACAGATGAACTCTAAGTTAATCCGAAAATTCTGCCAGCTCGATGATGCCGGAACAGCCCTAGTAAAGAATGCAATGGAAAAATTAGGCCTTTCGGCACGTGCGTACGACAGAATTCTTAAGGTTTCCCGAACCATTGCCGATTTAGAGGCAAGCCCAAATATCAAAGCCGAACATATTGCCGAAGCCATCCAGTACCGTAGTTTGGATAGGGATAATTGGGCGGGGTAGATTTGCTTTTATTTTGATATTATTAATAAGACAAGACAGAGTGTCCTAAATTGCTATAGGACGGATTACACTTTGCTAACTGAACATTTTGCAAGTTCAACGAAATCAAATCTGCTGTACAAAGCACAGCTCACCTTTCGAATTATTATCGCAAATTGCGATTATTTTGCTTATAGTTTGCTTCATTGTGCTTAGGTAACCGCTTATCAGCGGGACAAGTTGTGCCTAATTCGGCTCTATCCTATTAGGCTGTAGCCTTTAAAGATATGTTCGACTAAAGTAGAACCTTAGCTGAACTTCTTCAAGTATTCTCGGCCTACCGGGGGGCTTTATTTTTTCACCAAACTTCTGTTAATAACAAATTATAAAAAGGACTTACCCATCTGTCAATCTATTTATTAATCTTGCGTAACCGTATATTAGTGTAAATAAAACCCATATCTCTATATTATTGTTGTTATTATCTCCTAAATATATATGTTAATATTAATTTTATTTGTTGCTAAAGAATCATTTTCAGAATCATTGTAATATATTTTCTATTAATGATTTAAAATTGGACTATTATTGTATTATATTGATATTTTATTTATTGATATGTATAAAATAAAAAATTAATTCAGAATCAGTACAATATATTTTTTGTTAATGATTAAAAAATTGATTTTTTTCGTATTAATTTGATATACAATTTATTACTATGTTCACAACTAAATTTTTATGTTAATATATCAACCCAAGTTTATAGCTTTAAAGTTTAGATTACAAAGTAAATTTGTATGGAAAAGAAAAAGGCTAGCTTTCGCTAACCGAGAGAAATAAAAAAATCTTTGTTTTATGGTGAATCAAAGATAGAATAAACCTCTTAGGTTTCGCAAATCAGAGCCTGACTTTTTCGAAAAAATTAAAATATGATGAAAGCAGATGAAAATCAATGAGTATGAATTAACAATTAAGAGGTTTAAAAGATTTATCAAAGAGAACCAAGAAATTTCAGGGGTGCTAATTGAATAACTGATTTTAGTGATAAGTTTTTTCTGAGAAAAAAGCTAGGATTATTTATAAAAATTAATAATAAGTATAGCAATATTAACAACAGATTAAATTTTTTATAATCAGTTAATTGTGATTATATATTCGAAAGTTAAAAAATAAATTTGCGAATATATTTATCCAAATTAACGTTAAAACAGACCCAAACAAATAAGTTGTTTATATTGAAAAATGGAGCAATGAGGGTTGAAATTATATTTTTAATTAAGAACACCAATTATGATACACATGTTGATAATTTATTTGTTTTTTATTAAAACAAGTACATTATTTGCTTATATTTGCATATAATTATATTAACATGCTTTACAATAAATGAAAATAGGGGAATAAAGAAAGCAGGATTCCATAAATTTGTAATTCTTTGGGAGGCGTAATAAAAAAGAGCCAACACTTGGCTAGCGTCGACTCTCGAAATGTGTTTTGGTTTGTTTTTTGGTAATACAAATTAAAACAATTTAGACAACCGACGCAAGTTTTTGGAGGGTTATTTTTGAATTATTGCTCCATTTAATGTTAAATAAAAAAAAACGATTTTCTAAAAATGAAGGAAATTATTGAAACCCTACAAACAGTGGGACTTTTTCCTGTGTTAATCGGCTTGTTTTCTTTGCTTGTGGTAGGTATATTCGTATACTTCGTATTCAGGCATCCAGCCGAAAAAGGAGTCAGACGCAGATTCAAATGGAGCGTTGAGTTTGAAGAAGAGTAACACCCCTCTTCAATATTTTGAAAAAAAGGAAGCCCTATTCTTAATAGGGCTTTTTCTTGCTCTTTAATTATGGTATGTGTTTTCTTGTTTGGAAGAGATTGCACCTCGTCCTTTTTATTCCTTAAGGTTTAATCTGCTAAAAATTAAACAACAGTAGTGCAACATCCAGATATTTATTTACTTACGACTTCGGCTTAACAAAGAGAATTTATTCTTTACTTTCTTTTTTCTGATTGTTTCTTATAATTAATCGAGCAATAAGTTTTCTATATTTATAAGTCTTTTACCCTGTTTTTTAAATCCATTTGTTCGTGGAGAATTCTTACTATTTCTATTTCGTTTTCTTCAATCTTGCGGTAAAAAATAATATGTCTACCTGCTTTAAACCCTAATAAACAGTCCATTATTCCAAAATAACTTTTGCCCAAATCAGGATTTGATGCAACCTCTTTGCAGTTCCCTAAAAGCATATGATAGTAAATATCTGCCCTATTCTCAGACCATTTATTTCGAGTGTAATTCCATATCTGAGTTAAATCATCAACTGCTTTATTTGTAAATCTATATCTAGCCATTCAAATTCTGTTTGGCTTTTAATTTTTCTAAATGTGCCTCAGGATTGAAATCACAAGCAATTCCACTGTCAATCCCTTCTTGAATGGCTTCTCTTAAAGCAATCATTTTATTTTCTTCCTCTTCTAAAAGCCTTAGACCTGCTCTAACTACCTCACTAGCATTTTTATATCTTCCAGCAGATATTTTGTTTTGAATAAAATTATCAAAATGGCTTCCCAATGATATTGAAGTGTTTCTATTCATAATCCATCAATTTTTCACAAAGTTACCAAAAATTGGTATAATTATCAAGATTGGCTCTTTTAATAATCCATGCTAGAACAAAGTTGCACCCCGTCCTTTTTATTCTTGTACTCTTAACCAGCTAAAAATAGGACGGCAGCGGTACATCGACAAACGAATATAATGATTTTCCCTTAAGCAATTCTAAATTCTTCGTCAAGGAGTTCAACGTTGAAATTTACTTTTGCTTTCAAAGCTTTGAACACACGTAAGATAGTCTCAATCGTTACGTTTTTTGCATTCCTCTCAATACGGGAGATTTGAGATTTTTGAACGCCAATCATTGCCCCAAGTTCCGATTGTGTCAAATGTCTCTCTTTGCGAGTACGTTTAATCATTTCACCCAATAGGTCAAGTCGAAGTTCGTATTCGTACTTGTCTCTTTTTGGGGTGCCAATTTTTCCAAGGTGTTTGTCTTTGGCTTGGTCTAATGTATATATTTTTAGTTTATTCGAATTATTCATGTTTACTATTATTTTTCTGTTCAAAATAAAGTTTCATAATTGCCCGCGCTTTTTCAATCTCTCCTTTAGGGACTTTATCCGTTTTCTTTATGATTCCATGTGTCGCAACTACCAATGTTTCTATTTGTTCTGTCTTATCCCAAAATGAAAAAATCCGATAATATGTTTTATTGTATTTAGTCCTGAACTCCCAAATATCATTGTCTAATTTTTTTAGCAACTCAGGATCATTGATATACTTTGATTTGTCAATATTATAAAAGATTTTTTCCTTTGCCTTATCATCAAGTGTGTCCAAAAATCCCCATACTTCTTCAAGTAGAATAACTTCAAATTTCTGCTTCATTAGTCAACTTTAAATCGTTACAAAAATATAAAAAAGTTCTAATATATGGAAACTTTTCTGTGTGAGTTTTTTCATTATGATTGCCAACTGCTCTTGTTAGAACAAGATTGCACCTCGTCCTTTTTATTCTTTCAAGCGTAACCTGCTAAAAATAGAACGGCAGCAGTTGTACTGCTACCGTCCGAGATAATCTTAATATTATTAATTTAGAAATGGCAATAACTTGGTTACTAAACTCAATCCCTAAAAAACCTTACGCTTAATCCTAATCCTTTATCACCTTTTTCAAGTT
This window of the Bacteroidales bacterium genome carries:
- a CDS encoding YifB family Mg chelatase-like AAA ATPase, producing MLVKTYGSAVHGIKATTITIEVSVGQGINFFLVGLPDSAVKESQQRITTALETHHLKMPKRRIVINMAPADIRKEGSAYDLPLAVGIMAASEQIKSDKLVDFIIMGELSLDGTLQPIKGVLPIAIQAREEGFKGFILPKQNAREAAVVNNLEVYGVDSIKDVIDFFNGDKELEQTTINTREEFNVNANAYDVDFNDVKGQENVKRALEVSAAGGHNIIMIGPPGAGKTMLAKRLPTIIPPLTLREALETTKIHSVAGKIDKNTSLMTRRPFRSPHHTISDVALVGGGQWPQPGEISLSHNGVLFLDELPEFKRTVLEVMRQPLEDRVITISRAKSTVEYPASFMLVSSMNPCPCGYYNHPEKECVCSPGVVQKYLNKISGPLLDRIDIHVEVVPVPFEKLSGAPPAESSEIVRARVVKARQVQEERFIEWKGVHCNAQMNSKLIRKFCQLDDAGTALVKNAMEKLGLSARAYDRILKVSRTIADLEASPNIKAEHIAEAIQYRSLDRDNWAG
- a CDS encoding type II toxin-antitoxin system RelE/ParE family toxin, with amino-acid sequence MARYRFTNKAVDDLTQIWNYTRNKWSENRADIYYHMLLGNCKEVASNPDLGKSYFGIMDCLLGFKAGRHIIFYRKIEENEIEIVRILHEQMDLKNRVKDL
- a CDS encoding type II toxin-antitoxin system ParD family antitoxin, whose product is MNRNTSISLGSHFDNFIQNKISAGRYKNASEVVRAGLRLLEEEENKMIALREAIQEGIDSGIACDFNPEAHLEKLKAKQNLNG
- a CDS encoding helix-turn-helix transcriptional regulator, which gives rise to MNNSNKLKIYTLDQAKDKHLGKIGTPKRDKYEYELRLDLLGEMIKRTRKERHLTQSELGAMIGVQKSQISRIERNAKNVTIETILRVFKALKAKVNFNVELLDEEFRIA
- a CDS encoding type II toxin-antitoxin system RelE/ParE family toxin produces the protein MKQKFEVILLEEVWGFLDTLDDKAKEKIFYNIDKSKYINDPELLKKLDNDIWEFRTKYNKTYYRIFSFWDKTEQIETLVVATHGIIKKTDKVPKGEIEKARAIMKLYFEQKNNSKHE